Genomic DNA from Manihot esculenta cultivar AM560-2 chromosome 15, M.esculenta_v8, whole genome shotgun sequence:
CAAGCTAATTTTTAATCTTTGGTTTTCATGGAAGTCATTTGCTAGTGCTTCTCCAGTCTAAGGGAGATTTTCAGCATAGTCCTTTGCCTTGTGATCCTAGAGCTGGATCCAGGTCAATCAGGTAACTGGAGACTCGGTGATAGTTCTTTTCATTTTTAGTATTATTTGGGTTTGAGCTTCACTTGCTCAAGATAGTCGTTTCTGTTCACTCAGGCACAGTTTCAGTGAATTTGTGAAACCTGTTTCCAGTAAAGGAATTTCTATAGAAGACATCCATCTTAGTTCAGATGACTGGGAAATGTACATAGATCTTGCTCCATTTTTGAATCCTTCTCCATATGTTGTCCCTGAGGATATGTCATTAACCAAGGTGAATGGCATTTCTTCTATTCTTTTATCATGTTGCAACCTGTAAGTGTGGTTTGTGCATCTCCATTTTTGTATGATAAATTATGCATTTTTCCAATGGAACAGGTATATAATCTTTTCCGTGAGCTAGGATTGAGACATATATTTGTTGTACCCCGTGCTTCCCGTGTGATTGGCTTGATTACCAGAAAGGATTTGTTTATCGAGGTATGCTGATGTCATTagctttttatgtgtttttactTTAACTGGACCATGTAACCATTGCCTCTGATGGTTTGTATTGTAGGATAATGAGGATTCAACCAGTACGGAGCTCCAATCAACTAGTGTAAGGTCTCTATGCTGCTTTACTCGTgtttatttctaattttctaTACATCAGAAATTGTGAATTTCTTTGAGGGCAAGATAAATCTTATTGCTTGGGCACTATCTCCAATGTATAAACATCAAGTTTCTTTAGAGGCCCATGGACTCTGTTGATTATTTTGGTGCCAAATAGTCGCGTATTGTGGCTGAGGCCCGAAATTCATAGATGAATAATGGTGCCATCATTAGAAGTTTGCGTGGTAGACAGGCAAGAGAAGTTCTTGTGTCCATGAATTGGATGTAGAAAGTGATGGCAGAACTGGGTTTGGATTTTCAGATGACTTGCTAACTGAATTTACTGCCATTACTGGCATAAACATTGTCTGCATAATTATGCTGGTGAAGTGTTGCATTGCTTGGTTTATCTTCAACATCTTGATTTTGTTTCATTGATTATCTGGTGGCAGAGCTCCTCATTTAGATAGAAGAATGTTCACTAGGAATATGGATATGGAGCGCCCCCTTCTCAACGGTCTTCTGGTCCAAAATCATGTGCCTGGTTGAAAATGCTATGCAATTCTTGGGATCAGATTCCTGGCTGATACAGCTTACTAATCATATTCTTTCCATGATCCAATTTTTTCCCGACATCAGATTACTTCTTCAGTATCATCTCCAAAAATCATACTAGTTTTGTAGGTTTTATGTTGTCCATTACTTGATACTCCCTTTCATACAGGGGTCATGTACCACACCCATCTATTATTTGTACTTGTGTCTGAATGCAAAATGAtggcaaaggaaggttggagaGGTTTTGGTGCATTGTAAAGTCCTTGATCAACGAAAAATGCTATACAAAATATTGCTACGCTTTAACGCATGCAAttgaatttctttttatatttggtAAACCTGAAAATGTGAATAATTATGTGACTATCagtttgttaattttatttatacggCGGTGAATTTTTACaggattttattttatgaaaaatgaaaatttttatattttatcctAAAAAAATCAGTTTAAGTTTGACTTGAGATGGTTTTATACTGGGCCTGTTCTGGTTTTGGTCGGTCCAAACCTAGAACCCCATATCAAATTGCGGGTGATTATCCCAAGCGTTCAGCATAACCCCTGGACTTCTGCGTTTCAATTTTTGAGACCCAACAACTTTTCTTTAATCTGTTTTCCAAACAAGTTGTAACTTAGTCTGTTGCAAGTAACGGCTGTTGATTTGGCAATTTACAAAGCTGTAACGAGAACCAGAATTGTTGAAGTTGCCTACTTAATCGCTTATTTTGATTGACAGGTGAATGTGCATTTACCGCTTTTCAAGATCGTCCATTATTATTCCTGAATGGATGGTAGCCTGGTaacgaaaaaaattataatttgtggTTTTCAgtttacaattttttattttaaagataagTAGGAAAAATAATACCACAGCACTTACAACTGAataatttgtaattaaaaaCCAGCAACAGCAACGAATGcgcgtaattttttttttcctcttcagATTTTTGTTTCCACCAATGGGTAAGTTGATAACATAATCTCGATTCTCCTTAATTAATTTCCCTTCATCAAGTTTTAGCACtattgttaataataaaatttaatggaaaagtatttgttaaaattataaagattatttaatatatttctgaaaatatagaaatttaatttcactatatcataataattttgatgattaataaaaaagtttttttatatatataatcggCTTAGATTTAAACACTAATTTGAGATCTAACAACAATAGAAACGACTAATATCAATAAACTAGAACCTTTTAGTGAAAGGCTAATATTATTTTAGACCTAtagttttatcaaaattaaatcatcTAAACTAAAAagactttatattttataaaattatttttttatcaaataaaatattaattaatttatttttgtattgtCTATAGTGACTAAATaatatattgataaaataatatatataattaaaattatcaagtataaatattttacaataTTATTTACCAGCTTATGGGCAAAAAGAAGCCAGATGAGACTACAACTATTTGTCCAAATTAAGGAGATACAGCCGGGAATCTATAACCTTTATCTGTAATGACAATCTTATCAACTAGTATGATTCCCTTGGTGTCAAAATCCAGACATGTTTACCTAATTTTAAGATCGAAGAAGTTACAAAAAGGAGAAGTTACAGTCAACTGGCTCTCCTAAGCATACGGGATGTCTAGTATTGTTCCAATCTTCAGTTATTACATGTCCTGTCTTTGAGTTTCTAATTTTGACAGTTCTTGCATTGTATATAAGCTCATTATTTTACGAGCATTTTAGCAAATACCCAGCACTTGCTTGCTTTGTTTATCGCTTGCCTAATCCTCGCTTAGTTTTAGTCATCTCCTTCTGAAAAAGGTTTCTGGGGTTAACTGTTCTTTAGAGAAGCAAACATGCCAGCCGTTGTAATTGCTTCTGATGGTGATATGCCGGAGTTCGAAGGCAAGATAACATTTACGGTAATCGTATGTGTGATGATTGCAGCTTGTGGAGGTCTCATGTTTGGCTATGATATTGGAGTTTCAGGTAATACacttttttttccccttcaGTACGCATCTGTTTGCATGCGAACAATCAATGGTTGTTTTTGTTATGTGGAATTTGCAGGTGGGGTTACAGCCATGGATGACTTCTTGGAAAAATTCTTTCCTGCTGTTTATGAAAGAAAGAAACATGCCCACGAAAACAACTACTGCAAATACGATAATCAATTTCTCCAATTGTTCACATCTTCCTTGTATATTGCGGCTCTAATAGCCAGCTTTTTCGCTTCAAGAACTTGCACAAAATATGGCAGGAAGCCAACCATGCAGCTTGCTTCTATTTTCTTCGTAATTGGAGTTGCTCTAAGTGCCTTGGGAGTCAACATCGAAATGGTAATCATTGGGAGAGTTTTTCTCGGCTTGGGAGTTGGATTTGCCAATCAAGTAAGCTGGAATTACATGATGTTTTTTTCTTCTAAGAATGTTTTTCCTTGAAAAATAATGGTTCGTATGCTAATTAAAAgagcaataaaaaatcatttctaCAGGCAGTTCCTCTGTTTCTATCAGAGCTAGCTCCTGTCAAGATCCGAGGAGCACTAAACATTTGCTTCCAACTCTTTGTAACAATTGGAATCTTGATTGCCAATGTGGTTAACTACTTCACTGGAAAAATCCATCCACATGGTTTTAGAATTTCTCTTGGACTTGCAGGCCTACCAGCTTTAATGCTAGGACTAGGTTCATTAGTTATCGTGGAGACTCCAACGAGTCTTGTGGAGCGCAATAAACCAGAAGAGGGTAGGGCAGTGCTTAAGAAGATCAGAGGCGCAGACAATGTTGATCTTGAATTTGATTCCATAGTGCATGCCTGTGAGATTGCTAGGCAAGTAACCGACCCATATCGTAGACTCATGAAGAGGCCAAGCAGGCCACCACTAGTGATAGCCATCTTGCTACAAATATTCCAGCAATTCACAGGGATCAATGCCATTATGTTCTATGCACCTGTTCTCTTCCAGACTGTAGGATTTGGAGATGACGCTTCTTTGCTTTCATCTGTTATAACTGGCAGTGTCAATGTTCTATGCACTATGGTTTCAGTCGTCGCTGTAGATAGAGCTGGCAGGAGGATTCTGCTGCTTGAATCTTGTGTGCAAATGCTCGTTACCCAGGTTAATTAATTTCCAAGTTTCCCTTcccctcctctctctctctctctctctctctctcaatagTAGTTATTTCAAGTTCTCAGACATTTTATTATATATGCAGACTATCATTGGAATTATCCTGATGAAGGATTTGAAAGCTACCGGCGATCTACCAAGTGGAGAAGCTTTAATTGTGGTGGTCATGGTGTGTGTATTCGTTGGTGGGTTTGCATGGTCATGGGGGCCTCTAGGTTGGTTAATTCCAAGCGAGACTTTCCCTCTTGAAACAAGAACAGCTGGGTACTCTTTCGCTGTGAGCTCTAACATGCTCTGCACCTTCATCATCGCACAAGCTTTCTTGTCGATGTTGTGCAAAATGCAAGCAgggatcttcttcttctttgcagCTTGGATCATTGTAATGATGTTGTTCGCCTTCTTTTTCATCCCGGAGACAAAGGGCGTCCCTGTAGATGTCATGGTTGATAAAGTATGGAAGCAACATTGGTTCTGGCGTAGATTTTTTGATGAAGAGGGAGATGAACACGTCAAGGAACAGCCTGACCTCATTCCTCCATACATGACATGAACATAAATCAAATGGAAATCAACCATCCACAGTAGAGAGACCAGAACCGTTCTGAATTCAGAATTACGTCAATTATGAATGCCATTGTACCGCGGTTCCAGCTTTTAAGGGGAGTTTTAGAATATAATCCTGTAATGTAATCAATgcttattaaaattattgtacATAGAAttattgattcaataaattcttCTTATCTACAGTGaggaaaatttattagtttttttgcactttttaattaaaacaaataagGGATTCCTAATGTACACTTAGGTCGTCAGCTTTTAGCCACTCTTTAACACGTAGGGAAAGttgtacaattttttttaacatgtaattgataaaaaaaattttaatttaacttaaaGCATTTATTGAAATTTGATTCTATTTACcaaatatcatatataaattatactGGTTATTATTATTTGCCCTGATTAATTAACACTTTTTATTTCTCTCCCCTCTCTTTCTCATGTTTCTTCCTCTCCCTTCAATCTTTTCTGATAATCCAACCAACCATGGTGATTAAGAAAAAAAGGTAGATGCATTCATTTTGATTTCAAGATTGTGAATTAATGTTTGTCCATTGCAAAATAGATAGAAACGGTCAGAGAGAGAAAGGAAGAGGGAGACAGGGGTAGGTGGGTGGACGGCTaagtattaattattaattaaatatagtaaagatcataaataaaatagtaatttaacttttgaaaattataataaatagtcttttttttttccttcattaattattttccaTTTTGAAATGTATTGCTTCAGTAAGCTTCGGTCTTTTCAATTGAAGTTGATAATCTCAGATAATTATACGAGAATGTATAGAACATAATGGAAATCCCTTTAGCAGCTCTCATCAATACACTTGATCAAGATCTAATACAATTATTGTATTACTAATCGACCCAACTCATGAGCCCTCTCAAAGTTTCACCAAGCACACTTCTACTTCTACTCAAGCAAAATTGAATACGAAAGTTCCCAGAACAGCAACTGTCAGAGCAAGCTTACCAAAAGGCTTGAATAAAATGGCACTACTGGGGGAAGGGCCTGGTACTCTGGCGGCTGGAACTGGAGGAGAGAGCgtagaaggaggagaagaagaagaagcaggagTTGGAGCCATGTCTTCTTCGTTACGAGGCACGTTAATGTCAACCTTCTGCCCAGCTTGGCAGTGGCCAGGGACACCGCAGAAAAAGAAGTGGTGGCCACGAGTTTTTAAGGTGATTGAATCGTTGCCTGTGGTATAGGTTGCCAAAGGGGCAGAGGCGTTGCATGCCTTGTACATGGCGTGTGTTACTCGCATTACGTTGTGAAACTGAGAGTACTTAAAAACTGATTACAAGCAAAAGAAACATGTTAGTAAGTAGAAGCTTTTAGATACTAC
This window encodes:
- the LOC110601382 gene encoding mavicyanin — protein: MDLGKRAVVLMLAMALFRMIDAAVYKVGDSAGWTTIGNVDYKQWAATKTFQVGDTIVFKYSQFHNVMRVTHAMYKACNASAPLATYTTGNDSITLKTRGHHFFFCGVPGHCQAGQKVDINVPRNEEDMAPTPASSSSPPSTLSPPVPAARVPGPSPSSAILFKPFGKLALTVAVLGTFVFNFA
- the LOC110602746 gene encoding sugar transport protein 8, with protein sequence MPAVVIASDGDMPEFEGKITFTVIVCVMIAACGGLMFGYDIGVSGNTLFFPLQYASVCMRTINGCFCYVEFAGGVTAMDDFLEKFFPAVYERKKHAHENNYCKYDNQFLQLFTSSLYIAALIASFFASRTCTKYGRKPTMQLASIFFVIGVALSALGVNIEMVIIGRVFLGLGVGFANQAVPLFLSELAPVKIRGALNICFQLFVTIGILIANVVNYFTGKIHPHGFRISLGLAGLPALMLGLGSLVIVETPTSLVERNKPEEGRAVLKKIRGADNVDLEFDSIVHACEIARQVTDPYRRLMKRPSRPPLVIAILLQIFQQFTGINAIMFYAPVLFQTVGFGDDASLLSSVITGSVNVLCTMVSVVAVDRAGRRILLLESCVQMLVTQTIIGIILMKDLKATGDLPSGEALIVVVMVCVFVGGFAWSWGPLGWLIPSETFPLETRTAGYSFAVSSNMLCTFIIAQAFLSMLCKMQAGIFFFFAAWIIVMMLFAFFFIPETKGVPVDVMVDKVWKQHWFWRRFFDEEGDEHVKEQPDLIPPYMT